From Leptospira stimsonii, a single genomic window includes:
- a CDS encoding LIC11270 family surface protein, with translation MNRSSFLFVLLLCASCLFFCRVGNWQGKGSSDPVISTLFNQRMLLLAKGTYATDNPIGFESYSNGTGQIYQDTTGAGLDPVFDTTGIPTASGLPIFIDIGEIRISSKYEQGLYNLSLIKNVKDTKKFWDEIAPNRQVFCTIPYTTNSNSCRLNDGELKAIQFFNGEGVAYPSNDPTSATDWGAFGNGPVQYYYTGMYLRSLVTAWATEPGLTFSNLTLFDNYRVPGVNIVPRLSYQPTADATTQSLFPPLVFPLLYTVEPGDQDMLVYPGFDPYIMEVRMNLKENLMVHSYVSGLGGVRTIVAVSDWKGDADHNGQSNMGGGLLLRSRIIRPEIASNLVVLGGTASTTHYYGIYRLSETNIDTKLPLISSPVQGGLTRMKYIHSGDYRIRCLGDIARVDGYPETVVRETTFTVPENAPRSEVQVSLTCP, from the coding sequence ATGAACCGATCTTCTTTTTTATTCGTTCTACTACTTTGCGCTTCCTGCTTGTTTTTTTGTCGTGTTGGAAATTGGCAAGGAAAAGGTTCGAGCGACCCCGTAATCAGCACGCTCTTCAATCAGAGAATGCTCCTCCTCGCAAAAGGAACATACGCGACGGATAATCCGATCGGTTTTGAATCGTATTCAAACGGAACCGGACAGATCTACCAAGATACAACGGGAGCGGGATTGGATCCGGTTTTTGATACTACGGGGATTCCAACTGCCTCGGGTCTACCGATCTTTATCGATATCGGCGAAATCAGGATCTCTTCGAAATACGAACAAGGTCTCTACAACCTAAGTTTGATCAAGAACGTAAAAGACACGAAAAAATTCTGGGACGAGATCGCTCCCAATCGTCAGGTTTTTTGTACGATCCCTTATACAACAAATTCCAATTCCTGCCGTTTGAATGACGGAGAACTCAAAGCAATTCAATTTTTTAACGGGGAAGGTGTCGCGTATCCTTCGAACGATCCTACATCCGCGACGGACTGGGGTGCTTTTGGAAATGGTCCCGTTCAATATTATTATACGGGGATGTATCTTCGTTCTCTCGTAACTGCTTGGGCGACGGAACCGGGCCTTACATTTTCCAATCTTACATTATTTGATAACTACAGAGTTCCTGGGGTCAATATCGTTCCACGTTTGAGCTATCAGCCGACAGCGGATGCGACGACCCAATCGTTATTCCCCCCTCTCGTATTTCCTCTTCTTTATACCGTGGAACCGGGAGATCAGGATATGCTCGTCTATCCAGGATTTGATCCTTACATCATGGAAGTAAGAATGAATCTGAAGGAAAATCTTATGGTACATTCTTACGTTTCCGGCTTGGGAGGCGTGAGGACGATAGTGGCAGTAAGCGACTGGAAAGGGGACGCAGATCACAACGGCCAATCGAACATGGGAGGAGGACTACTTCTTCGATCCAGAATCATCCGTCCCGAGATCGCATCCAACTTAGTGGTGTTAGGTGGAACCGCGTCCACAACTCACTATTATGGAATCTATCGTTTGAGCGAAACGAACATCGACACTAAGTTACCTCTCATCTCCTCTCCCGTCCAAGGAGGGTTGACTCGAATGAAATACATCCACTCAGGCGACTATAGAATCCGGTGCCTGGGCGATATCGCCCGAGTGGACGGATATCCGGAAACCGTCGTGAGAGAGACCACGTTCACCGTTCCCGAAAACGCGCCTCGCTCAGAGGTTCAAGTTTCTCTGACTTGTCCTTAA
- the truA gene encoding tRNA pseudouridine(38-40) synthase TruA, producing the protein MNYALLVEYDGLCFHGFQTQKDLPSVQENLEKAASILLKEPIDISGAGRTDTGVHARGMMVNFKTQKVVQNFSKFLLSMNALTDPGLSILSMKEVEENFDSRFSCHSREYEYLLLNTKFPRPTWKNRAFWYQHKIDVPRLEAELELLKGEHDFRSLAKAVSMKNRSTVRTILEARLERSAEFDGLFKVRIRANGFLHNMIRILTGTLLEIANGKRNDTNILQILSSRDRTIAGITLPPHGLYFIRAYYDSHPSIDSMYSLRDLYRS; encoded by the coding sequence TAAACTACGCCCTCCTCGTCGAATACGACGGTCTTTGTTTTCACGGCTTTCAAACTCAAAAGGATCTGCCCAGCGTTCAGGAGAATCTGGAAAAGGCGGCCTCCATTCTTCTCAAAGAACCAATCGATATATCCGGAGCGGGAAGAACGGACACGGGCGTGCACGCTCGCGGAATGATGGTCAATTTCAAAACGCAAAAGGTTGTTCAGAATTTCAGCAAGTTTCTCCTGAGTATGAATGCGCTCACCGATCCGGGACTTTCCATTTTATCGATGAAAGAAGTGGAGGAGAATTTTGATTCACGATTTTCCTGTCATTCCAGGGAATACGAATATCTCCTCCTCAACACGAAGTTCCCACGGCCTACTTGGAAAAATCGAGCCTTCTGGTATCAACATAAGATTGACGTTCCACGCTTGGAAGCTGAACTGGAATTATTAAAGGGAGAGCATGACTTTCGAAGTTTAGCGAAGGCGGTCTCCATGAAAAATCGATCCACGGTTCGGACGATTTTAGAGGCGAGACTGGAACGAAGCGCGGAATTTGACGGTCTCTTCAAGGTAAGGATCCGGGCGAACGGCTTTCTTCACAATATGATTCGGATTCTTACGGGTACCCTTCTGGAAATCGCAAACGGCAAACGAAACGATACAAACATTCTCCAGATTCTTTCTTCCAGAGATAGAACGATAGCCGGTATCACTCTTCCCCCTCACGGTCTTTATTTTATAAGAGCCTATTACGATTCTCACCCGTCGATCGATTCGATGTATTCTCTCAGGGACTTGTATCGATCATGA